One part of the Skermanella sp. TT6 genome encodes these proteins:
- a CDS encoding helix-turn-helix domain-containing protein codes for MSITLTPEQIRAGRAILRMTAKELGEKAGISLPTVQRLETRKGSLGTAEHGTIEKLVSAFRESGIDFPDQFSVSYRRMVEQARA; via the coding sequence ATGAGCATCACGCTGACGCCGGAGCAGATCAGAGCTGGACGAGCCATCCTCCGCATGACTGCGAAGGAGCTGGGGGAGAAGGCGGGGATCAGCCTGCCGACCGTGCAGCGGCTCGAAACACGGAAAGGATCGCTGGGAACCGCGGAACATGGCACGATTGAAAAACTGGTTTCGGCGTTCAGGGAAAGCGGCATCGATTTCCCTGACCAGTTTTCGGTGTCTTATCGCCGGATGGTGGAACAAGCTAGGGCATGA